The genomic window GGGCGTGGAGAGGAGGTCAGTGCGCCACGCTCGCTCCTTCCTGTAGGCGCACGAGACGAAGCGCAATagacgcgaaaaaaaaataaattgtcaTTGCTACCGGTGTTGTCTCCTTGATGCGCGCAGCACGCCACGCAAATCGGTTTATTGCGCGAAGaggtaaaacaaacaaaaaaatcgagAACAACCCACTGCCGCGACTTTTCCTCCTGGTGCATTACTCGCGCGTTCCCTTCAGTAACGCACCGTTCCTTATCACTTCCCTCCTcccttccttctctttctttctgcgTGTcgtgcgcagagctgaggagctGAGCTGCTCCTGCGGCCACACCGAGTCCGGCCGGAGGTCGCTCGAAGACAGCGGGAAAAGGAAGACGTCCTCGTCGAGCTGGTCGCGGAGCTCGGACCCCACGAGGCCGACGACGGGAACGACCCGACGGAACCTGATCAACGACTTGGGATCTTCCACCAGGAGCAGAACCGGCGGCGGTGCGGCCGTCGCGCTTGAGGACTTCGACGGCGTCGAGGACATCTTGGCCGTCAGGTCGGTGTGTGCTTGCTTGCGCGTTACCT from Rhipicephalus microplus isolate Deutch F79 chromosome 7, USDA_Rmic, whole genome shotgun sequence includes these protein-coding regions:
- the LOC142767461 gene encoding uncharacterized protein LOC142767461 isoform X2, whose translation is MSKSPKNKWMPTSGAVPKIRTIAEELSCSCGHTESGRRSLEDSGKRKTSSSSWSRSSDPTRPTTGTTRRNLINDLGSSTRSRTGGGAAVALEDFDGVEDILAVSLGRLGLFSMHPVKPTGSFLHVHPQL
- the LOC142767461 gene encoding uncharacterized protein LOC142767461 isoform X3, whose protein sequence is MSKSPKNKWMPTSGAVPKIRTIAEELSCSCGHTESGRRSLEDSGKRKTSSSSWSRSSDPTRPTTGTTRRNLINDLGSSTRSRTGGGAAVALEDFDGVEDILAVR
- the LOC142767461 gene encoding uncharacterized protein LOC142767461 isoform X1 produces the protein MSKSPKNKWMPTSGAVPKIRTIAEELSCSCGHTESGRRSLEDSGKRKTSSSSWSRSSDPTRPTTGTTRRNLINDLGSSTRSRTGGGAAVALEDFDGVEDILAVRSVCACLRVTSSLVTTVGCNIKENKLDSHGNGHRSPSRREVA